The Humulus lupulus chromosome 7, drHumLupu1.1, whole genome shotgun sequence region atatatttatatatatatattataggtcATCGACAAGGAATTGTTCAGGCTATTAAGggaaaaatggggaaaagaatTTGATTGTTTTATATGGGAAAGAGTGGAGGCTGTTGCTGGAGACATTGCTGATGAGAACTTATTAGGTATCAAAAATGCCAATTTGAGGGAAGAGATGTTGAAAAATATTGACATTATTGTGAATTGTGCTGCAACTACTGATTTCTATGACAGGTAATCATTATTATTCTGTTGTGCCAAGCTAGCTAGCTAATCAATAACAAATAATCTTTACTTTATATGAAATTTTCctagcttcactttaagccttatcgATTTTAGTATTCTCGATATTTaaacagttttcgacgcgattttttttttatgatcgtgtatattgtagctatttagagcattggttcaaacatgttgttgcacgcgtgactaattttttttatgcgtgtggaaagcaacatgtttgaatctagttttcagtactgtaaaccattcggaattttttgaaaatttgcatgatgctctaaatagctacaatacacacggtcataaaaaaaattcgcgccgaaaactgttcacgggtcgagtacactgagagccccaccagtaagacttaaagtgaagcccctataaaagaattgtcctatatttatatatatatataaatatatatggaaCTTCTTAGGTAGGGGCGTTACTTAATTACCATAGGGACGTTTTCTATTTTCGGTACTTGaagaaattataactcaattttttttgtaTGACTGCATAGATAATAGTTATAGTAGGCAATCCGTTAATTTTCGGAAAATTCAGAATGATTTACATTGCCGAAATTAGGATTCAAGTAGTCTGTTTTTCACTTGTATAAGAAAAATTAGGTACGAGTGCAACTGtctgtttgaactctgatttcaaCAACGTAAATTCTTCGGAATGTCTCGAAAATTGGCGGGATGCCTGTGATAACTATAATGTAGACCATCTtacaaaaaaaattgagttataatttttttaagtgcCAAAAATAGAAAATGCTCCAAAAGTAGTAATGTCATTACCTAATAaaaattcttatatatatatatatatatatatatatatatgaggtcCTAAGCTTGGATATATATCATAATATCCATGTGGGGCACATCTCAATGTATGGCCAGATTTTTCACAACCAGCAATTTCAAAGGGTCACTTAATAATAATTTGTTGTGTAGATGTAGAGCACAATACTAAAAATTAATATTAGTGTTTTTACTATACAGACAAGAGTAAAATGATATATGACATATTATATATCCATTATTATATAAGGCTCAGTTAAAACATCAGATGTTATCTTATATATGTGGTATTCCATTCCATTCCATCCATGTCAGTATCTTTATAGaatttatttttgttagaaaaaaaacaacaagaataataataataatacttaatTAATATTCAATGAACTAACTTTATTTATTACTACTAATTCTGGCATATATAATTGATAtatagttttgatgagttttttagaCACTAATCAAAACAAACATTTGCAGGTATGATGTCTCCCTAGCCATTAATACAATGGGAGTTTTGAATATTTTGAGCTTTGCAAAGAAGTGTATCAACCTAAAGATGCTACTCCATTTGTCAACTGGTAATTAgtaatattttatgattttttttataatttttttattttgaaaattacaCATACACAATTGAGTCaaaaatatatactaattaaTAATTTAGCTTATCAATTATACACATATgagtatatttatatgtataaagacttctcaatagttattatttataaataaatactaacaattatgatgatgtgccaatataatgacatgtaaatatttttttttatattaatttcgaatttagtttttttttccataattaatattatttccaACCAAGAGAGaaactagctatatttagaaattgacatgcatttgaaaaatgaaaaatttacaatattatattttcataataaatacattttttcTCTTCAGGAAACccttcaaaaaatttgaaaaaatcaaaatttatttttagaaatattaattaataactataaatatggataatTAATCTTAatccaataattaatattaaagtaatcatccatgaGTGAGTAGTAACTATTAAGAAGAGTTAATCTCATGtatatatattgtaattatatatatcaTAATTTAATTAGTCTAATATTTTTGTGGGTTAATTATGACTAATAATGAAGCTTATGTGTGCGGCGAAAGAGAAGGAATAATAGCAGAGAAAGGTTGTGAATTTGGTGAGACATTAAGTGAGACTTTGACCAAACTTGATTTTAAAATTGAGAATGAATTGGCTGCACACAAATTATCTCAACTTCAAAAAATTGAAGCTTCAGAAGCAACCATTAATACCACAATGAAGGATTTTGGGATTGAAAGGTTATTATAtatgttaattttatttattattttttaataatgttattttgattaataatgttaGTTAATTAATATTTGACAGGGCAAAGTTATTTGGGTGGCCAAATACATATGTGTTTACTAAAGCAATTGGAGAAATGTGCTTAAACCAATTGATTGTGCTTAAACCAATCAATTGTTATCACTATTCCTGGCTGGATTGAAGGTTTGaggtaatatatatttatatataaaataatttattgatgaaaattgattattttataatgtcatttttttttaataatagttTCGGGAAATAGTTTTCGTTTGGAATCTAAATCATGTGTCGAGAATTTTTGACCGGGCATGTATGGAATTCTCAACATGGCGTAGATAAAGTTGTCAGGGTTTCCGAAAGACcattttgtaaataattatcaaaataaaattattatgaaAAGCATTAATATCTCAAACTATtgataaaacataattttttcaTGATACCTATGTACaataataaagcaaaaatattattaGCGACCAACacttaaaaatttatatttaaaattattaggTCGTAAGTAAAATGTTTTTAAACATATTTTTATCTCATAGTTCATCTGTATATTGTGAGTGAAAAATTCATCTAATTGGTTTTGTATGCATACAGAACAATGGATACCTTAATTGCAGGATTTGGAAAAGGGAAAGTGCCATGCTTCTTGGGTAGACCTACATATATAATTGACATGGTAAgtctataaataaataaataaatatatataactcaattttttttaatgacgGTGTACACTATAGTTACTGTAAGTATTCTACCAATTTTCAAGAAATACCAAATAATTTACGGTGCTGAGAAAGActtcaaaataatttattttacgtGCGTATAAAGTAAGCTTAAAAACAACATGTGCCGAAAACAAGAAACGAGTTGTTTTGAagcttgttttatatgtgcatgaAATAAGTTATTTTGAACTTTATTTTTCGGTACTGCAAATTATTCTAAATTTTTCAAAAATGGGTGAAATGTCTTAAATAACTATAATGTAGACCGTCGTATAGAAAAATTGGATTGTAATTTTTTCACGTGCCAAAAACAGAGACACCCTTACTAGAGATAAACAGAGACACCCTTACTAGAGAGGGAAAAATGCATGCCCTGCTATAGTTGTccccaataaatatatatatatatatatttatatatatttgtactaGCATGCAAACTATACATAGAGATGGGTTGTTGTTGGGCCTTATGTGGAATAACTACATGAGCAACTAATCCAATAATATTGGTCTATATATTTTattgggaatttactcatttggtactttGTGTTTTTGTAAAGGATTATTTTGGTACTCTCTTTTTTCAATAATTCTCATAtaatactttgtattttaaaatcatacatatttggtaccctaggactcatatttgataaataaaattttatcaatatgaccaaactgtcataaattatatataattaaataattaaatttcaaTTTGGATCTCACATAATTGAAAAGCATATTATTAAATTGGTaaagtttagggtaccaaatatgtatgatttcaaaataTAGGATACCgaatatgtatgatttcaaaataCAGGATACCAAATGAACATTCACTACAAAAAAAGTAACTTTTAGTGACAACTTTTTAGTcacaatatatattttgtggGACTAAATATCATTTTtagtaacaacaaaaaattacttgTGACTTAAAAGTCATATTTAATCacaagttgtcactaatgtagttttagtcacaacctattatttttagtgataaagtttgttgtgactaaaaatacatttagtgacaacaaattgtgatttttgtgactaatacttttaaCCACGGACTTTTTAGTGATAACATAAGTAAGATAAGTttttttagtcacaaattttttatttttagtcacaaaatttattgtgactaaaaccAAAATTTTTTGTAGCAAAACGATACTTTACAGAAACACAGACTCCAAATGATTACCTACCCTGTTTTATTTATTCTTAAATAAATAATAGTACgactaataattaaattaaaaagagcttattataaatatatataattaattttgcaGATACCAGCTGATATGGTGGTAAATTCAATGATTGTGGCCATGGTATATGGTGAATCTGGAACTATTTATCAAATTGGAAGCTCCATGAGAAACCCTCTTTATGTTTCGAATATACATAATTATGCTTTTCATTATTTCACCAAAAATCCACTGATTGATAAAGATGAAAACCCAATCAAAGTGAGCAAAGTTACAGTTCTTCACCATTTTTCGACTCTCATGATCTACATAGCCATTCGATTCATCCTACCTTTAAAGGTtcgatttattaattattattgtttctttTTCAATTTAATTATTCTGTTTTTATCAATTTAAATATCTTATAAACTTTTAACAATTAATACAGATACTGCAAATGTTGGTCAACTTACCAATTTTCAGATGTTACAAAGATGTTTATGCCAAGAACATGAGGAAAATTCAGACGATAATGCGTTTTCTACAGCTCTATAAACCCTATGCCTTATTCAATGGAATGtacgtgtgtgtatatatatatatattcttaattttatttatagaatttattaattatttttattaaatttaatataaattttaaataaatatcatattttaattaaataatttatttatttttgtttaaatttatatttattttaatttttgaatttaaaagtgACAACacgagattatatattatatgtttaatttaatattaaatattatatgtgattCTAAATTTcttaatagttttttttaaaaaagtaatttgttcCTAAtttatagtagattatattatatgtttaatatgatattattataataagtgaatctaaatttaattaaattttattatatatgattttattatttttaaataattattattttaaaatatctcaaaaatattatattttaatttattatatagaagagatatagagATATATTTATTATAGTATGATTGAGAATAATAAAGCTTGAtggatataattaataatatatatatataaaaaaaaattgtagattTGACGACACAAATTCTGAAAGGCTGCGAGAAGAATTGAAAAATAGTGGGAATTTGGAAATAATTGAAGCATTTGATTTTGATCCCAAGTCCATTGATTGGGAAGACTACATCATCAATACTCACATTCCTGGCCTAAAAAACTATGTTATTATATGAAatgatatatataatatatagtatCTATAtcgattaataaataaaaattatatatgtatatgtgtaacaAAAGATGTATGTGTTGTGTTGTGTGGcattgtattgtattgtataaCTTTCTCTATTTTTAATCGTAATAGAATGAAGTAGTTGTAGTATTTGTATGCTTAAaattattattgatatatatatatatatatatatttcttctaaaaagtatgtagataacataaatttttggttttaacgatttGTTTGGTTAAGTTTaatgaaatattctaaatatacCACTTGCTTCTTGGGCTTTAAAACCCAATTGTTTGTTTTCCGAACCACCACCTTTGAATGGTGGCGCCGCCACTGTCGCCGGAGCCCCGCCGAAATccaccaattaattttttaaaaataaaacttttcaggACTCGCATTGTTTTTAGTCCTAAAAAATTCTAATTTTTAagactctcaaatagaggactcgcgtccCACAAGTCCTAAAAAGCTTTTTTTATAGTAGTGTCTactttttctcttattttatttgtaattttcagtcatagagtttcTTTATTGTACTATTTTGTATAAAATTGTAATAGTTGACATATTTTCGATTGAGACaacatattattttctaacatAATCAAAATTGAAGATATGATTCCATTTATCCAAAGTCCAACTCTACCATAAAACTAAAAGtataatagtttttatttttttttggtaaaagTATAATAGTTACTTAAAGAACTAAAATCTCCATATCATGAAGATTTTGTTTCCAATTCCATTACACGAAAGCAAATAATACAGGAAAAAGTGATCGAAAAAAAAACTAGGGTTCCCTTGCTGATGAACACTCTGCATATTGACAATTTTATTGTGCTCAATTATAGTCACAATAGTTGGATCATATGCTTATTTCAAGGGTTGCATAACACACACTGATTTATTTGTTTGATTCTAATTAAGGAAAAACCTCAATTAGTGACTTTAAACCAAACAGGGGTGTAATTTTATAGCGAGTGAAACCAGCTTTCAAGATGAGTTTTTCCCATTCTTTTTGGCTTCTCTCTTTCCCAGGGAGAATGACCATTATTAATAAATCAAAAAAGAGCTTTGCTTCCAATAGTTCATGTTCATCTTTTGTGTTGTCTATTACAATTTCTATAATCACAACCTTTCCTCCATTGCTTGGAATAGCTTCTCTACATTTCTTCAAAATCGTCAGGCTTTCCTCATCACTACAACCACGTAGAAGagactatatatacatatatataacagTTATGATAAATTCTTATTCATCGAAATTCTTAGAAAAAGAAACAATAGCACTTTATATGTATACATAACATTAATTTCTTGGCAAACAAACATACCTTGAGTAGAATTGCATCAGCTTGAGGGATTGCTTGAAACATGTCACCCTCAATAAACTTCAAGTTTTCAGTATTAGGCAAATCAGCAACCACATGTGATAGCTCAAGCACTGAGCATTTCAGGTGAGGAAATGCTTCAATGAGAATCTTGCAGAATGCTCCATTACCGCCGCCTACATCGACCAATGAAGTTAGTCCCTCAAAAACAGGCTTGAAATCCTTGATAACAACCTTCAACAATCCTGCATCACTGGCCATTCCTTCATCGAAAATCGCACCGAATTCAGTATTCTTGCCCCAATACTCATACAAGCTCGTCCCCTCATGAGCTAATTGAAATGGCGTTGTTGTACTTGCAGCTGCATCTTTCTGCTGGAACCAACTTCCAAGAAAATGGGAGGGATTTACAAAAGCTGGATCAAGCACTGCGAGAACATAGGGGGACAAGCTTGGGACCTCATTATTGCCTTTAGTCAGAAGCAATCGAGATGAAGGTGTGAGACCAtatgcttcttcttcttcttcttcttcttcttcattttggcAAATAACTTTTTTTGATGTGAAGAAGCCAGAGTGTACTAATAGGCGCATCAGACGGTGGACGAAGCCAGTTTTGGATGGAGGAAGTTGAAGGGCAGAGACCAACTCAGGAAGAGTAATGGGTTGGCCTTGGCCTTGGCCATTGTTGTTGATTATGTCTGGTATGCCTAGCTGAACTGCACATTTCAGAGACATAGAACTCATGCAGCTAAGCATATGCTTGTACAAATGGGCTTGACCTTGGGATAACTCACTGCTACTACTTCCTTCCCCATGAAAGAGAGCAGCCATAATGGTATTGTGTTTTCAGAGATACTTTTCAAAAGTTTTATGTCAATAAACTGATAAAAGGGTGAAATTTTGATTTGTTTAAATGGAAAAGATGAGTAGGTGTTCCTTCACTTTCAATTACTATTTCATGACCCATCTGTTCTTTCTTTTGgatcacatatatattttttcaatatatcTAAGATCACTTATCATATCCCACTCAGGAAGAGTAATGGGTTGGCCTTGGCCATTATTGTTGATTATGTCTGGTATGCCTAGCTGAACTGTACATTTCAGAGACATAGAACTTATATAGATGATGTGGAACGAACAATACCACAAGTCAAAGCTTTTTTCAAaagattttttatatatatatggccAAATATCAATAATTCATTACTCATTTCTTGTATGCTttggaaaaaaattaaatagtGTCCTGTGCATACAGTACACTAAAAATAAGAGATAAAGTTTTCTACAGCTATCTTTTTATGGGGATAAGAGTTTGATTCCTTTTATATGGAAAAGAGGGATAAGGGTTCCTCTACAaacatatgtgtatatatatcattaaaaTAGGTTATTACCAGCGGAACCTTCCGCCCCGCTGAATAGAATATGTGTTCCTCTACAAACATATGtgtatataatagaataaattataattctatcgtatatataaatatttgtatcAATAATCTCTACTTATATGAGATCTAAAAACaacattaacatatatatatttatatagctacatgacatatatataaattacaataaaatttaaaaggaaattaataatagaaatgaaataagaatagaaaaagtcatagtgtagacaataatatacatgcatcaactatttttagtttctaatgtatctcacaatgtatTTTAGTGAATTGggtgaagaaaaagagcttcaattacttgataaaaaaacaaactagcaatcacacaaatttataagataaaaaaataatatgtatgcatttattatttttaaataaatatggtttaattatttaaattatcataaaatatctttaaaatatcatattttaattaactcattcattttttttaagtttatatttgttctagtatttgaatttgacagtgacaataagagattatatattatatgtttaatataatattaatattatatgtggattttaagTTTAAGTTTGTCGCTAGTTGATTAAAGAATATTATACGTGgatattattagaataatatatgatattattctaatacgtgaagtttaagtttaattaaattttatttaagttacaaagtgtatggttttattatttttaaataattatcattgtaaaatatcttattttaattttttaattatttatttatttaattttatctaagtttaagtcatgtttaccatctacaattaaatataagaatattctgttaaatataagaatattccgttaaagttttaaaacaaataatttatgttatctaaaaacttttttatatagaagatatatatatatactaggtagaagcaacgtgaaatgcatgtttgcttagttttagaattgtaaacattatctataattttaataaaaattggtttactaatttaaaaaaaaataatatatatatatataatagaatgaattataactCTTCATTCCCCATGAAAGAGAGTAGCCATAATGGTATTGTATTTCAAAGATATCACAGCCACCTTTTCATAATCAGAGTTATATACATGATGTGGAACGAAcaaagctatatatatatatataggacaattttttttatagggtCTTCACTTTAGGCCTTACTggtgggactctcagtgtttctcgactcgtgaacagttttcggcgtgattttttttatgaccgaatatattgtagctatttagagcatcctgcaaattttcagaaaattccaagtAGTTTACAttaccgaaaattaggttcaaacatgttgttttccacgcgcataaaaaaaattagtcatgcttgcaacatgtttgaaattagttttcggtactgtaaactattgagaattttctgaaaatttgcaggatgctctaaatagctataatatacacggtcataaaataCTCGcgtcaaaaactgttcacgggtcgagaacattgAGAGTCCcaccggtaaggcttaaagtgaagcccttctaaaaatatatatatatatcgccAAATATCAATAATGCATTACTCATTTCTTCTATACtttggataaaaataaaatagtgtACTGTGCATACAGTACACTAAAAATTAAAGATAAAGTTTTATATCACATGTTTTATATCTAAGATACAGTACACTAAAGTTTTATATCTAATCAGGAAGAGTAATGGGTTGGCCTTGGCCTTGGCCATTGTTGTTGATTATGTCTGGTATGCGTAGCTGAACTGCACATTTCAGAGACATAGAACTTATATAGATGATGTGGAACGAACAATAccataaattaaatattttttcaaaagttttttatatatatatggccAAATATCAATAATTCATTACTCATTTCTTGTATGTttggaaaaaaattaaatagtGTACTGTGCATACAGTAcactaaaaataaaagataaagTTTTCTACAGCTATCTTTTTAAAACCAGAGTGATAAGATAATGTCTCTTTCAATTGTTTGATTCCTTTGTATGGAAGAGAGGGACAAGGGTTCCTGTACAGAAAggtatctataaatatatatacaatatttatgaaattatgtttctACCCTGGAATATTAGATTGGTTGACTAGTTAGGAAAAATCAGGGCATTGCTAGTTCGACCACAAAAACTCCAGGAGTAAAAATATGTTGTGAGTAAAAGAAATATCATTTTACTTTATTTCTGTACTAAAATCATGTCTAGAAAGGTATTAATAAAAAAAGTTATAATTTGTTGTGACCAAATATGTTTTTAGTCCCAATAAATTTTATCGGAACTTGTAACTAAATTATATTTCCTAATTAATTgcgtaatatttttttattataactaAAATTGATATTTAGtcacaaaaatattatgttgTGGACTAGAAGATTGTTCCTAAATGATAGTTTGTTTGTTACttgatatatatagatatatttatatatatatatgaggtaGAAGCAATATGTAATGCtacaaatttcctaataaggtttaagacattgattaggaggtcgaaaggacaataattgatttattatgtcattaaatgattatatgcatgtgtatgtgaattatattattatatgatgataaatgcatgcatatgggtccacatttcattataagggcatttaggtaatttggccagttgatggcgtaattgtgtattttcatgcatgttggtgaattatgaataatatcACATTATagtgtggatttgttcgagtcattcggcatgagacgatatttGAATGCAAGCTCTCAGTCTGGTCATAACTGGGTTAATTTTGGGG contains the following coding sequences:
- the LOC133789311 gene encoding trans-resveratrol di-O-methyltransferase-like, whose protein sequence is MAALFHGEGSSSSELSQGQAHLYKHMLSCMSSMSLKCAVQLGIPDIINNNGQGQGQPITLPELVSALQLPPSKTGFVHRLMRLLVHSGFFTSKKVICQNEEEEEEEEEAYGLTPSSRLLLTKGNNEVPSLSPYVLAVLDPAFVNPSHFLGSWFQQKDAAASTTTPFQLAHEGTSLYEYWGKNTEFGAIFDEGMASDAGLLKVVIKDFKPVFEGLTSLVDVGGGNGAFCKILIEAFPHLKCSVLELSHVVADLPNTENLKFIEGDMFQAIPQADAILLKSLLRGCSDEESLTILKKCREAIPSNGGKVVIIEIVIDNTKDEHELLEAKLFFDLLIMVILPGKERSQKEWEKLILKAGFTRYKITPLFGLKSLIEVFP
- the LOC133792679 gene encoding probable fatty acyl-CoA reductase 5, translated to MELGNMMEYFENKTILITGGAGFIAKIFVEKILRTQPNVKKLYLLLRASDCKSAQQRIQTEVIDKELFRLLREKWGKEFDCFIWERVEAVAGDIADENLLGIKNANLREEMLKNIDIIVNCAATTDFYDRYDVSLAINTMGVLNILSFAKKCINLKMLLHLSTAYVCGEREGIIAEKGCEFGETLSETLTKLDFKIENELAAHKLSQLQKIEASEATINTTMKDFGIERLCLNQSIVITIPGWIEGLRTMDTLIAGFGKGKVPCFLGRPTYIIDMIPADMVVNSMIVAMVYGESGTIYQIGSSMRNPLYVSNIHNYAFHYFTKNPLIDKDENPIKVSKVTVLHH